One stretch of Chiroxiphia lanceolata isolate bChiLan1 chromosome 1, bChiLan1.pri, whole genome shotgun sequence DNA includes these proteins:
- the LOC116784542 gene encoding cell surface glycoprotein 1-like, whose amino-acid sequence MALSALWQRCVSWSSAIAQFLQPFVSPGTSCPTGSANLGQQPGQKQQPLPAPSAPAAGTRTQLPPPVPLASSHGIAPPSGNARRGARLRRKPLAPVPPVRDTQHGPTGSANPSGTPLGRGSPPDTSVPMDLDTSPGLDIRLGTDVPMDDDSPSGCDLSLASDVTMDEDSPSGRDLSLASDVTMDEDSPSGRDLSLASDVPMDGGSPSGSDHLVSCDISLSSDVPMEEDTLPRADISLPSHTTASHPGPLHGQAIGAPGVTPARDTGLRRRVLLKGLGATCIAPRKPWAPAGMMAAASPCPRTMLAPVAPAPSPRTPCSARPRRCRPLTAVSPSLPEPS is encoded by the exons ATGGCCCTGTCAGCTCTGTGGCAGCGCTGTGTGAGCTGGAGCTCAGCCATAGCCCAGTTCCTGCAACCATTCGTCTCGCCCGGAacctcctgccccacag GATCAGCCAACCTCGGCCAACAGCCTggccagaagcagcagcccttgccagctccctctgccccagcagcag GGACACGGACTCAGCTGCCTCCACCGGTCCCCTTGGCAAGCAGCCATGGCATTGCTCCTCCATCAGGCAATGCCCGGCGGGGGGCCAGGCTCCGGAGAAAGCCCCTGGCCCCAGTCCCACCAGTGCGGGACACCCAGCACGGCCCTACCGGCTCAGCCAACCCCTCAGGGACACCCCTGGGCCGTGGCAGCCCTCCAGACACCAGCGTCCCCATGGATTTGGACACCAGCCCAGGTCTTGACATCAGGCTGGGCACTGATGTCCCCATGGATGACGACAGCCCGTCAGGCTGCGACCTCTCGCTGGCCAGCGACGTCACCATGGACGAGGACAGCCCGTCAGGCCGTGACCTCTCCTTGGCCAGCGACGTCACCATGGACGAGGACAGCCCGTCAGGCCGTGACCTCTCGCTGGCCAGCGACGTCCCCATGGATGGTGGCTCCCCCTCAGGCAGTGATCACCTTGTGAGCTGTGACATCTCACTGAGCAGCGATGTCCCCATGGAGGAGGACACCCTCCCGAGGGCTGACATCTCCCTGCCCAGTCACACCACTGCCAGCCACCCAGGCCCACTCCACGGCCAAGCCATCGGGGCCCCTGGGGTGACTCCAGCCAGGGACACTGGGCTGCGTCGCAGGGTCCTGCTGAAGGGACTCGGAGCCACTTGCATCGCTCCCAGGAAGCCGTGGGCACCAGCCGGGATGATGGCAGCAGCGTCCCCATGCCCACGGACCATGCTGGCACCAGTGGCACCAGCCCCCAGCCCAAGAACACCTTGCTCCGCCCGCCCAAGAAGATGCCGCCCACTGACTGCAGTGTCCCCAAGCCTTCCAGAGCCGTCCTGA